One genomic window of Carassius auratus strain Wakin chromosome 14, ASM336829v1, whole genome shotgun sequence includes the following:
- the LOC113114130 gene encoding magnesium transporter NIPA2-like, producing the protein MDAANRSDFYIGLALAVSSTIFIGGSFILKKKGLLRLAKKGSTRAGQGGYAYLKEWLWWSGLILMGIGEAANFAAYAFAPATLVTPLGALSVLVSAVLSSYFLSERLNIHGKVGCLLCIFGSTVMVLHAPKEEEVASLTAMAEKLKDPGFIAFAVCIVVSSLALIFFVAPRYGQKNVLVYILICSVIGSLSVSCVKGLGIGIKELFAGKAVLKEPLFWALLICLVICISIQISYLNKALDIFNTSIVTPIYYVFFTTSVMACSAILFKEWLQMSADGAAGTVSGFLTIIIGIFLLHAFKDINFKMDSLPLFLHLGSQNRTWNQPYIALPNDERTTLIDESKLTKKRNAKSFFPESSDKKSNGTFIT; encoded by the exons ATGGATGCTGCAAACCGCTCTGACTTCTACATTGGTTTGGCACTTGCTGTCAGCTCGACTATCTTCATCGGTGGCAGCTTTATATTGAAAAAGAAAGGCCTCCTACGACTGGCCAAAAAGGGCTCTACTAGAGCAG GTCAAGGTGGATATGCATACCTGAAAGAATGGTTGTGGTGGTCTGGACTTATATTAA tgggaATAGGTGAAGCAGCAAATTTTGCAGCTTATGCATTTGCTCCTGCCACATTAGTAACACCCCTGGGAGCATTGAGCGTTTTGGTCAG TGCTGTGCTTTCATCATACTTCCTGAGTGAGCGGCTGAATATCCACGGCAAAGTTGGCTGTTTGCTGTGCATCTTCGGTTCCACTGTTATGGTGCTCCATGCTCCGAAAGAGGAAGAAGTTGCCTCTTTGACTGCAATGGCAGAGAAACTCAAAGACCCAG GATTCATTGCTTTTGCCGTCTGCATTGTCGTCAGCAGCCTGGCCCTGATCTTCTTTGTCGCACCACGCTATGGTCAGAAAAATGTGCTGGTATACATCCTCATCTGCTCTGTGATTGGTTCGTTGTctgtgtcctgtgtgaaaggccttGGCATTGGGATCAAAGAGCTGTTCGCTGGAAAGGCCGTTCTGAAAGAGCCGCTGTTCTGGGCCCTTCTCATATGCCTTGTGATCTGCATCAGTATCCAGATAAGCTACCTTAATAAAGCCCTTGACATCTTCAACACTTCTATAGTTACACCTATTTATTATGTATTCTTCACCACATCCGTCATGGCTTGTTCAGCCATCTTGTTTAAAGAGTGGCTTCAGATGTCTGCCGACGGGGCTGCTGGGACTGTTAGCGGCTTTCTAACCATCATCATTGGCATTTTTCTACTCCATGCGTTCAAGGACATAAACTTTAAGATGGACTCTCTACCTTTATTTCTGCACCTTGGCTCTCAAAACAGAACGTGGAACCAACCATACATTGCTTTGCCAAACGATGAGAGAACTACTTTGATCGATGAAAGCAAGCTGACTAAGAAAAGAAATGCAAAGAGCTTTTTTCCTGAGAGTTCAGACAAAAAGAGCAATGGTACATTTATTACTTAG
- the LOC113114133 gene encoding mitochondrial import inner membrane translocase subunit Tim8 A codes for MDNQGVTADPQLQQFIEIESQKQRFQQLVHQMTEVCWEKCMDKPGPKLDSRTEVCFVNCVERFIDTSQFILNRLEQTQRSRGTFSDTMTD; via the exons ATGGATAACCAAGGAGTCACGGCAGACCCTCAGCTGCAGCAGTTTATCGAGATCGAGTCTCAGAAGCAGAGGTTTCAGCAGCTGGTTCATCAGATGACAGAAGTGTGCTGG gagaAGTGTATGGATAAGCCTGGCCCGAAGCTCGACTCCAGGACAGAGGTGTGCTTCGTAAACTGTGTGGAACGATTTATAGATACAAGTCAGTTCATTCTCAACAGACTAGAACAAACTCAGAGGAGTAGAGGAACCTTTTCTGACACAATGACAGACTAG